Part of the Halopenitus persicus genome is shown below.
ACGCGGTCGCGGTGCATGATCGGGACGCCGACCGCGTGGATCCCGGCCATGTCCTCCGCACGATTGAGCGCGTATCCCCGATCGCGGACCGTCTCGAGTTCCGCGAGGAGCTCGTCGAGGTCGGTGATCGTGGCATCGGTTCGCCGCGGGAGCCCGTGTCGCTCGACGATCTCGGCGACGCGGTCCTCGGGGAACCGTGAGAGGATCGCCTTCCCGCCGGAGTTGAGGTGGAGGTGCCGCCAGGTGCCGACCAGCGAATCGACGTTGACGTCGAGGGAGCCGCCGTCGCCGAAGAGGTACATCCCCATTCCGTTCTCCTCGGCGATGAGCCAGACCATCTCCCCGGTCTCGTCGGCCAGTTCCCGGATGAGCGGCTTCGCCTTCCGGAAGACGTCGTACCGGGTCCGGACGTACGAGCCGTACCCGAAAAAGCCCAGCCCGAGCCGGTACTCGTCGCCCTCCTTGACGGCGAACCGATGGTTTCGGAGCGTGCTCAGATGCTTGTGCACCGCGCTCTTCGAGAGGTCGAGCTCGTCGGCGATCGCCGTGACCCGTGCCCCGTCGCGCTCGCGAAGCACGTCGACGACCGCGAACATCGTCTCGACCGACTTCACCGTTCCCGCGTTCCCGTCCGTCATGGGCGAACTCGCGCGGGCAGGAGCCAAAAACGTTTTGTTCGCTGTGGGAGAACCCACGTTCTCGTCTCGACAGTCGATGCCGACGTCGGCCGCGTCCACCTCGGTACGGCCCGACCGCGTCCACCTCGGTACGGCCCGACCGCGTCCACCCCGCTACGACGCCGACCGTGCCTAACCCGCTACGACGCCGACCGCGTCCACCCCGTTACGACGCCGACCGGTCCTAACCCGCTACGACGCCGACCGCGCCGACAGCGAGATCCCGCGGTCGGCAAGCAGCACTGCGAGGACGTACCAGGCGATCGCGATCAGGACGATCGTGCCGCCGGCGGGGATCCCGTAACCGTAGCCGATCAGGATCCCGGCGATGACGGACGTCTCCCCGACGAGCACGGCGAGGTAGACCGCCTCCCGGAAGCTCGTGGCGACCTGGGAGGCCGCCGCGGTGGGGACGACGAGCATCGCCGCCACGAGGATCACGCCGAGCACCTGCATCGACCCCACGACGACCATCGCCGTGAGCACGATGAGGAGCCGGTTGTAGCCGGCGACGTTCAGCCGCGCGACCCTGGCGGCCTGCTCGTCGAAGGTGACGTACAGCAGCTGTTTGTACCGCGATCCGACCGCGGCGAAAACGACCGCGGAGACCACGACCATCAGCCAGGCGCCGTCGACGGGAACGAACGAGATGTTGCCGAAGAGGAACGCCTCGATGTTGAGCCCGGAGAACCCGCCGCCCCAGGAGATGATGATGGTCCCGAGCGCGAACGACCCCGTCAACATGATCGCGATCGGGACGTCGCCGTAGGCGGCCGCGTGCTCGGCGAGCCACTCGACCGCGAGCGCGCCGATCACGGCAGCCACGAGCGCCGACGCGAGCAGCGGCGCCGACCAGCCGGTCGCGCTCGCGACCAGCAGCCCGCCGGCGACGCCCGCGAAGGCCGTGTGCGCCAGCGTCTCGCCGATCAGCGCCATCTCCCGGTGGACGATGAAGATCCCCACGAGCGGGCCGACGATCCCGATCAGCGCGCCCGTGGCCAGCGAGTACCAGACGAACCGAAACGCGAAGAGTTCGAGGCCCGTCACGGCGCCGACCGCCCGTCCGACCAGGACGAGGTACGCCGCGAATCCGCCGCCCGGAAGCCCCAGCGACGCGAGCCCGTCGCTGACCATGAACGCGACCAACAGGAGCACGAGGCCGGCGACGCCGGCGACCGCCGCGCCCAACAGTCGACGCCGCGTGATGGGGCCGGTCATCGTGAATGGAAAGCCCGTCATCTCAGTGGTGGTGGTGGACGACCGTTCCGGTCGCTCCGTAGGCGCGCTCGAGCGCGTCGCTTTCGACGAACGATTCCGTGTCCCCGTGGTGGTACAGCTCGCGGTTGACGCAGGCGATCCGCTCGGCCCGGTCGGTGACCACGCCGATGTCGTGTTCGATCAGGACGATCGCGATCCCCTCGTCGTTGAGCTCGTCGAGGAGCCCGTAAAACCGGTCCCGCGACTCCGCGTCGACGCCGACGGTCGGCTCGTCGAGCGCGAGCAGGTCCGCCTCGGAGGCGAGCGCGCGGGCGATGTACGCACGCTGACGCTGCCCGCCCGAGAGCGCGTTGATGCGCCGGTCCCGGAGGTCGTCGACGTCGACTCGCGCCATCGCATCGCGGACGATCGCCCGGTCGTCCTCGGTGAGCCGTCCGGCGCCGCGGTGGGGATACCGGCCCATCTCGACGACCTCCTCGACGGTGACCGGCATCGTCGACCCCTTTTGGGTCGCCTGCTGGGCGACGTAGCCGATCCGGTGGCCGTCCTCGAACGCCGCGACCGGCTCGCCGAACAGCTCGATCGACCCCGAATCGGGTTCCAGCAGCCCTAACAGCAGGTGCAACAGCGTCGTCTTCCCGGAGCCGTTCGGACCGATGAGCCCGAGGAACTCGCCCGACTGCACCTCGAGAGTGACGCCCTCGATCGCGACGGTGTCGCCGTAGCTGAAGGTGACGTCCCGGGCGGCGGCGACGGCGCTCATCCGTTCACCCCCAGCCCGGCCTGCAGGGCCGGCAGAGTGATCTCGGTCAGCTGCTCGACGTATCCCCAGCCCCGGTCGTTCCACTCGGCCGTAGTGCCCTCGGCCGGCGAGACCTCCCGCACTTCGGAGGCGGTCGATTCGCGGACGATCGTGTTCGCGAGGTCGTTCGAGCCGAAGTGGTCGGCGAGGATCACGTCGATCCTCTCCCGGTCGACGAGGTCGATCGTCGCCGAGATCTCGTCCTGGCTCGGCTCCGCGTGCGGGGAGACCCCCTGCGGGGAGTGCACGGTGAAGCCGTATCGGTCCGCGAGGTATCGGTAGGAGTTGTGCCCCGCGAGGACGACCGTCTCGTGGCCGCGGTCGGCCAGCCCGTCCTCGAACGTCGCGTGGACGTCCTCGAGCCGATTCCGGTAGCTCTCGGCGTTGTCGGCGTAGACGTCAGCATTGTCCGGGTCCGCCGCCTCCATCCCTGCTCGAACGTTCTCGACGCTTTGCGACGCGCGAACGGGATCGGTCCAGTAGTGGGGATCGACGCCGGACCGGTCGGCTGCGGTCTCGTCGTGCCCGGTTTCATCGTGTCCGGTTTCATCGTGCCCGGTTTCATCGTGCCCGGTTTCGTGTTCGTCGTTGCCGTCAGTCTCGTGCCCCTCGTCGCCGCCGTGTGCGTGAGCCGCGTCCGCCGCGAGCAGCTCGACCCCGTCGAGGGCGTCGACCAGTTCGACCTCGGGGTAGTCCCGCTCGATCGTGGCGGCCGCGTCGAGCGCCCAGCGCTGGAATCCCTCGACGTCGAGGTAGACGAACAGTTCGTGGGAGGCCACCTCGGTGGCGAGCTCCGGCCCGGCCTCGTAGGCGTGGCCCATCGTGCCCGCCGGGATCGGATTCTCGACGGGGAACGTCTCGCCGCCGACGTGCCGCGCGAAGTCGTACAGCGTGAAGAAGGCGGCGTACCCGCCCTCCTCGAGCGACCGCTCCCCGGCGATCCGCCGGAGCTGCCCGGTGCAGCCGGCAGTGGCGGACGCCGCAAGCACGCCCGCAGTCCCCGCCAGGAGGTCCCGCCGCGTGTGAGTCATACCTCCCGATAGGGCGTCCTCGCTTATGAGAGTTATTATATTCTACACCGATGTTAATAATAAACGGCATTGGAACGGCCCGTGTTATTAGCAACTGGAGCGGTACAGTTCGCCGACGGCGGTCGATCCAGGGTCGACGGTCGATCCAGGGTCGACGGTCGATCCAGGGTCGACGGTCGATCCAGGGTCGACGGAGTCGAGACAGCCGGCTGTCCCGACCCCGAGCGCGATCCCGGCGAGCGCATTTCGGAGGAGGTGGCGTCGTAACGGGGACATACCGGCGGAGTTCGACGGGAGAGCGGCAAAGGAGTTGTGCTTCCCCACCTCCCGACCGGCGAGACCCACGGGACCGACCGTGCCGTTCCGGCATCGATTTCAACCGGCCGGTCGTACCCACCGGATCGATGCCGACGCAGCCCTCCACATCGCGATCGGCGGCGGCGACAGGAGCATCGGAGACAGGAGCATCGGCGGCGAGAGCCGACGTCTCGACCGTCTCCGTCGACAACGGCGACCGGACGATCGCGTACGCCGAGTACGGCGACCCGGACGGGGATCCCGTCCTGTTCTTCCACGGAACGCCCGGGTCGCGCCTGCTGGCCGAGCTCCTCGAGTCGGCAGCCACGGAGCACGGCGTTCGACTCGTCGCGTACGACAGGCCCGGATACGGTCGTTCGGATCCCCAGCCCGACCGAACGGTGCGTGCCGCCGGGGCGAACGCGACCGCGGTGCTCGACGCCGCCGGGATCGAGACCGCGAGACTCGTGGGATTCTCCGGCGGGAGCGCGTACGCGCTCGCGACGGCCGCCACCCATCCCGGGCGGGTGGATCGGGTGGACGCCATCGCCGGGATCACGCCGCCGGAGTTCTCCGAGTCGACGGCGCTGGCGCCCCGGCTACTTGCCGGGATGGCGCGGCGGGCACCGTCGGTCCTCGGCTCGGTCCTCCGGGCGGACGCGTGGGTCGCCGAGCGACGGTCCCCGTCCGCCGTGATCTCGCGGTATACGTCCGACGCCGTCGACGAGCCGGTCCCCGACGACGTCGCGGCGATCGTGAAAGCCGACCTCATCGAGGCGGTCGCTCGATCCCGGTCGGGGGTCGTGACCGAGTTCCGGACCACCGCGGCCGAGTGGGAGATCCCTCTCGAGAGGCTCGCGGAGGCGGCCATCGACGTGCGGTTTCACCACGGCGACGCGGACGCGAACGCGCCGCTTGCCGACGTTCAACGGTTCGTGGCGGCGCTTCCGACCGCCGAGCTGCGAGTGCTCGAAGGCGCCGACCACCTCCGGACGCTCACGCGTGCGGGGCCGACCGCGTTGCGCGAACAACCGGAGTGATCGACCGGTATATAATGGACGATCTCGGTCGGGCCGGGTTCCGTCGGCCCGACCGCGGTCGATCCGGTTAGTGCGAGTGGCCGAGCGCGTCCTCGAGCGACTGCCCGAATCGCTCCTCGAACAGCTCCTCGGCGGTCTCGTTGATCTCGCGGATGTCCTCGGGGACCTCGCCCTCGGCGTGGTGGGCGAAGGCGTGGGCCTGCTGGGCCATCACCTGCACCAGCACGTCGGTCACGACGCGGGTCGGCTGCTCGCCCTGGTCGGCCATCAGGTCGACGAGCCCCGCGGGGAGCTCGACGGTGTCCTCGTCGCCGTCCGGTCCGGTTACCGTGTACGTCTCGGTGGCTGCCATACGCGTACCTGGCCGGCGGCACGTAAGGGTCTGTGGATGTGTGGTCCGAAAATGGTCCGTGGACGTACCGTCGGGACGCTCGGCCGCTATAAGGATCGATCCCCGTCAGTACTCCCGCAGGAACCGTTCCGCGGCGTCGGCGACGATCGACCGTCCGGTTTTCACGTCGCTCCAGGCGATGCACTCGTCGGGTTGGTGGGCGGTCGCGAGGTCTCCGGGACCGAAGACGACCGCCGGGATCCCGGCGTCGATGAGGTGTCGCGCGTCCGTCCCGCCGGTGAACCCCTCGACCGGGGCCTCGACCCCGTGATCGGCCGCGGCCGCCCGGACGGCCTCCACGATCGGTTCGTCGGGGTCGATCTCCGAGCCCTCGAACTGGACCGAGAACCGTTCGAACTCGGGGGGATGGTCGCGCAGCCACTCGTCGGCGTCGACGACCGCCTGGAGCCGCTCGCGAAACTCGGCTTCGACCTCGGCGACCGTCTCGTGGGGCGCGACGCCGATCCGGATCTCCGCGGTGAGCTCGGCCGGGACGCTCGAGGCCCAGTTGCCGGCTTCCACCGTCCCGAAGTTGACCGGCCACGGCGTCTCGTAGTCCGCATACAGGGAGTGGGTGACACGGTCACAGCGCTCGGCCTCGAGATCCGCGAACGCGTGTCGGATACGCTCGAAGTGGGGCAACACCGACTCGCCCTCCCAGGTCTGGGCGGCGTGCGCGGACTTGCCGAAGATGCGCAGCCGCATCATCAGGGATCCCTCCGCGGCGACGACCGCGTCGAAGCTGCTCGGCTCGGTGACGATCGCGGCGTCGCGCTCGAACGGATAGGGGTTCTTCCGGGCGGCGACGGCCGCGCCGATCCCGCCTTCCTCCTCCCCGACCACGCTCTCGACCACGATTCGGCCGTCCAGGTCCCCGGACTCGGCGGCGCGGTCCGCGACCGCCCGCGCCGCGAAGACGTTCAGCGCGAGGCCGCTCTTCATGTCGAGCACCCCGCGGCCGTAGAGCGTGTCCCCGTCCGCCCGAACCGTAAACGGGTCGCTCGTCCAGTCGGCTTCGGTGACAGGCACCACGTCCGCGTGGCCGTTCAGGACGACCGTCGGGCCCGCATCCGGGTCGCCGAGCTCGAGGACGCCGGCGACGCTCGGGCGGTCGGCGAGATCCAGCGTCTCGACGTCGGGAAACGACTCGTGGGCCGCCAGGACCTCGGGGTCGGGATCCCACTCGTAGGTCTCGAACCCGAGCGACTCCAGTTTGCCGGCGAGCCACCGCTGCACCTCCCCCTCCTCCCCGGGGACGCTCGGGTACGACACGAGCGACTCGATCGTCTCGCGCAGGTCGTCGTGGCGGTTCCGCATCGGGTAGCGATTTAAAAGCACGTCCGATAACCGTTTCGACGGACCGGCGCGAGGATGCGGCGGCAGGGACGGGACGGTCGACGAGCCACGGACTCCCTCTTAACTGTCGTGACCGAGTAGAACGGCGTATGCAACGAGAGACGGCCGAGCCGAGCGTGGATCAGTTCCCGGGCCCGAAGGCGAGCGAGTGGGTCGAGTTCCACGGGGCGTCCGCGGCGCCGAGCACGTACGTGTACGCTTCGTGTGGGACGTCACCGAGGACGCGGTCGGCCCCTTCTGCACCGACCCGGACGGGAACGTGCTCCTGGATTTCACCAGTCACGTCGCCGCCGCGCCGCTCGGGTACAACAACCCGCTGATCATGGACGAGCTCCGCGAGTTCGACCTCGTCGACCCGCTGAAGATCGCGGGCCAGGACTTCTACGTCAGCACCGGCGGGTCGCCCGACGACGCCGACCTTCCGGGGCCGGCACACCTGATGGACCGGCTCGTGGACCTCACCGACCATTACGGGATGGACACGGTCTTCCTGTCGAACTCGGGCGCGGAGGCGGTCGAGAACGCGATGAAGATCTGCTACGACCACTGCGCGGATCCGAAATACGGGATCACCTTCGAGGGCGCCTTCCACGGGCGGACCCTCGGCGCCCTGTCGCTGAACCGGTCGAAGTCGGTCCACCGGCGGTCGTTCCCCGAGATCAGCGGGATCCATGACGTTCCGCACCGCCTCGCGGGCGTCGAACGCCTCCGGGAGAAGCTCGACCCCGAAACGGGGCACGTCCCGGCCGACCAGGTCGCGTACCTGATCCTGGAGCCGGTGCAGGGAGAGGGGGGCTACCGCGTGCCGAGCGCGGAGTTCATGCGGGCGGTGAACGACCTGTGTGCCGACCACGACATCCCGATCATCGCCGACGAGATCCAGTCGGGAATCGGCCGAACCGGGCGGATGTGGGCGTCCGATCACTACGCGTTCGAGCCGGACGTGATCACGGGCGCGAAGGGGCTCCGCGTCGGCGCCACGGTCTCCCGGTCGGAGATCTTCCCCGAGGAGACGGCTCGGATCTCCTCGACGTGGGGCGCCGGCGACGTGATCGCGTCCATCCAGGGGGCAGTCACCCTCGGCGTGATCCAGGAGCACGATCTACTCGGACACGCCGAGCGGATGGGCGACCGGTTCCTCGATCAGCTGGAGGAACTACGGGCCACCCACTCCGACGCGGTGGTCGACGCGCGCGGGCTCGGGCTGATGACCGCGATCGAGTTCGACACGAAGCAGCGACGCGAGGACGTGATCGACGCGGCGCTCCAGCGCGGACTACTCACGCTGGGCTGCGGGCACAAGACCCTCCGACTCCTGCCCCCGCTGGACGTTCGCGAGCGCGAACTCGACATCGCGGTCGATCTTCTCGACGACGCGATCGAGAGCGTCGTGGCCGACGCGACCGCGTAGCCGGCCGTCGGCGTCGTCTCCACCCGGCCGACCGCCACAGCTACCCCATCTCGATCGCGTCCGAGACGATCTCCTCGAACCGGTCGACCGTGATACCGTACCGCGTCTCGCCCGCACGCGTTCGCTCCCGCTCCACCGTCGCGACGTCCCGACCGTCGACTCGAATCGTCCACGGATCACCGTGGCGGACGCCGACCCCGACGAGAGTGACGTCGACGTCGTACATGGCCTCGAGACGACGGATCACCGGCTGTACGATCGTTCCGTCCGCGAAACGCGCCGGCAGGTAGGTCGGGCCGTCGGCGGCATCGTGGTCCGCGATCGCACGCCGCCACCAGGCCGGCAGATCCTCGATATCGACGTCCGCGTACGGCCGCTCGCTCGTCGGATCGTACCCGTCAATGTGTCTATCATCCGTCATACTACATGATAGATATTAAATATCAATCGCTGCGACCGATCACAGTTCGAGATAGACGTCGCCGTCCTCGGCGTAGGCCTCGTACACCGGTAGCCGGTATCGGTCGCTCGCAGTGTGGCGACCGTCGGTGATGTCGAACTCCCAGCCGTGCCAGGGGCACGCAACGATCTCGCCGGAGCGATCCCAGACCAGTTCGTCGTCGTTGTCGACCTCGAGCGTTCCGCTCACC
Proteins encoded:
- a CDS encoding IclR family transcriptional regulator, which gives rise to MTDGNAGTVKSVETMFAVVDVLRERDGARVTAIADELDLSKSAVHKHLSTLRNHRFAVKEGDEYRLGLGFFGYGSYVRTRYDVFRKAKPLIRELADETGEMVWLIAEENGMGMYLFGDGGSLDVNVDSLVGTWRHLHLNSGGKAILSRFPEDRVAEIVERHGLPRRTDATITDLDELLAELETVRDRGYALNRAEDMAGIHAVGVPIMHRDRVQGALSIAGAANRLTEDRIHDEYADRLLTAVNDLELNLTYR
- a CDS encoding metal ABC transporter permease, producing MTGPITRRRLLGAAVAGVAGLVLLLVAFMVSDGLASLGLPGGGFAAYLVLVGRAVGAVTGLELFAFRFVWYSLATGALIGIVGPLVGIFIVHREMALIGETLAHTAFAGVAGGLLVASATGWSAPLLASALVAAVIGALAVEWLAEHAAAYGDVPIAIMLTGSFALGTIIISWGGGFSGLNIEAFLFGNISFVPVDGAWLMVVVSAVVFAAVGSRYKQLLYVTFDEQAARVARLNVAGYNRLLIVLTAMVVVGSMQVLGVILVAAMLVVPTAAASQVATSFREAVYLAVLVGETSVIAGILIGYGYGIPAGGTIVLIAIAWYVLAVLLADRGISLSARSAS
- a CDS encoding metal ABC transporter ATP-binding protein — protein: MSAVAAARDVTFSYGDTVAIEGVTLEVQSGEFLGLIGPNGSGKTTLLHLLLGLLEPDSGSIELFGEPVAAFEDGHRIGYVAQQATQKGSTMPVTVEEVVEMGRYPHRGAGRLTEDDRAIVRDAMARVDVDDLRDRRINALSGGQRQRAYIARALASEADLLALDEPTVGVDAESRDRFYGLLDELNDEGIAIVLIEHDIGVVTDRAERIACVNRELYHHGDTESFVESDALERAYGATGTVVHHHH
- a CDS encoding metal ABC transporter substrate-binding protein, with amino-acid sequence MTHTRRDLLAGTAGVLAASATAGCTGQLRRIAGERSLEEGGYAAFFTLYDFARHVGGETFPVENPIPAGTMGHAYEAGPELATEVASHELFVYLDVEGFQRWALDAAATIERDYPEVELVDALDGVELLAADAAHAHGGDEGHETDGNDEHETGHDETGHDETGHDETGHDETAADRSGVDPHYWTDPVRASQSVENVRAGMEAADPDNADVYADNAESYRNRLEDVHATFEDGLADRGHETVVLAGHNSYRYLADRYGFTVHSPQGVSPHAEPSQDEISATIDLVDRERIDVILADHFGSNDLANTIVRESTASEVREVSPAEGTTAEWNDRGWGYVEQLTEITLPALQAGLGVNG
- a CDS encoding alpha/beta fold hydrolase produces the protein MPTQPSTSRSAAATGASETGASAARADVSTVSVDNGDRTIAYAEYGDPDGDPVLFFHGTPGSRLLAELLESAATEHGVRLVAYDRPGYGRSDPQPDRTVRAAGANATAVLDAAGIETARLVGFSGGSAYALATAATHPGRVDRVDAIAGITPPEFSESTALAPRLLAGMARRAPSVLGSVLRADAWVAERRSPSAVISRYTSDAVDEPVPDDVAAIVKADLIEAVARSRSGVVTEFRTTAAEWEIPLERLAEAAIDVRFHHGDADANAPLADVQRFVAALPTAELRVLEGADHLRTLTRAGPTALREQPE
- a CDS encoding DUF7545 family protein; this translates as MAATETYTVTGPDGDEDTVELPAGLVDLMADQGEQPTRVVTDVLVQVMAQQAHAFAHHAEGEVPEDIREINETAEELFEERFGQSLEDALGHSH
- a CDS encoding ArgE/DapE family deacylase, translating into MRNRHDDLRETIESLVSYPSVPGEEGEVQRWLAGKLESLGFETYEWDPDPEVLAAHESFPDVETLDLADRPSVAGVLELGDPDAGPTVVLNGHADVVPVTEADWTSDPFTVRADGDTLYGRGVLDMKSGLALNVFAARAVADRAAESGDLDGRIVVESVVGEEEGGIGAAVAARKNPYPFERDAAIVTEPSSFDAVVAAEGSLMMRLRIFGKSAHAAQTWEGESVLPHFERIRHAFADLEAERCDRVTHSLYADYETPWPVNFGTVEAGNWASSVPAELTAEIRIGVAPHETVAEVEAEFRERLQAVVDADEWLRDHPPEFERFSVQFEGSEIDPDEPIVEAVRAAAADHGVEAPVEGFTGGTDARHLIDAGIPAVVFGPGDLATAHQPDECIAWSDVKTGRSIVADAAERFLREY